The proteins below are encoded in one region of Amycolatopsis magusensis:
- a CDS encoding PucR family transcriptional regulator translates to MPAGESPTGELAELIGALAESAPPGVRARLRVLLENAAREQAEQADTIGPLEAAVHPPAELAARLIADGTAPPHLEPLLAQLYVVTVLQAGPRDQGELADALAGYGQETLVAPCPSGAVALIPDDDGERTSRIVQELGRRLRGRVWCAVAGRARAEIPDGYREAVDVLKLAKAAGSEPGVYGRDDFLVEYAVSQHEAVADNLVEIIRPLMASTVLRETLGVLIRADYNRSRAAKDLYIHRSTLDYRLRRIEKITGHNPMTGRGAQLLGAAMTVYASRNSA, encoded by the coding sequence GTGCCCGCCGGGGAATCGCCGACGGGTGAGCTGGCCGAATTGATCGGCGCACTCGCCGAATCGGCGCCACCCGGGGTACGGGCGCGATTGCGGGTGCTGCTGGAAAACGCGGCACGGGAACAGGCGGAACAGGCGGACACCATCGGGCCGCTCGAAGCGGCGGTGCACCCGCCCGCCGAACTGGCCGCCCGGCTGATCGCCGACGGCACCGCCCCACCGCACCTCGAACCGCTGCTGGCGCAGCTCTACGTGGTGACCGTGCTGCAGGCCGGGCCACGTGATCAGGGCGAACTCGCCGACGCGCTGGCCGGGTACGGCCAGGAGACGCTGGTGGCGCCGTGCCCGTCGGGCGCGGTGGCGCTGATCCCGGACGACGACGGTGAGCGCACCTCGCGGATCGTGCAGGAGCTGGGCAGGCGGCTGCGGGGCCGCGTGTGGTGCGCGGTGGCCGGCCGTGCGCGGGCCGAGATCCCGGACGGGTACCGGGAAGCGGTCGACGTGCTGAAACTGGCGAAGGCCGCGGGCAGCGAGCCGGGCGTCTACGGCCGGGACGACTTCCTGGTCGAGTACGCGGTGTCCCAGCACGAGGCGGTCGCGGACAACCTGGTGGAGATCATCCGGCCGCTGATGGCGAGCACGGTGCTCCGGGAGACCCTCGGCGTGCTGATCCGCGCCGACTACAACCGCAGCCGCGCGGCCAAGGACCTCTACATCCACCGCAGCACCCTGGACTACCGCCTGCGGCGGATCGAGAAGATCACCGGGCACAACCCGATGACCGGCCGCGGCGCCCAGCTGCTCGGCGCGGCGATGACGGTCTACGCCTCGCGCAATTCGGCCTGA
- a CDS encoding ATP-binding protein — MTGSTAVRRPPLLEREGELAVAEAAARAARDGTGSVLLVSGPPGAGKSALLRALPPLAQRERMTVLRAGGARLEREFTCGVIGQLLNPVLFSVSEPVRDSWLTGAAARVSARHGDGMPANGLIRRDIPHRQLLAGLDALLANISAERGPLLVLADDVHFADEPSLRWLAHLAQRVQHLPVLLVCSVREGDVLADEPLVRQLAEAATTTVRPRLLSAGAVLGLVNWRNGTEADEGFSAACLEVTGGNPMFLTAVLDDLAAEEIAPVAANRARVHAARPVRLRDWLLTCLRTQPKPVWEVAKAITVLGEHADLDLIGRLTGLDEVACELASRTLTRFGLLEAGTPRFAHALVRDALDESMTVEDRERAHVRAAEELHLGGRPAEQVAERLLGVLSVRLPWAAEALRSAADAAVRRGAPEDAVRYLRRLLLDDTLDDNDRAAAYVALATAEVGADRAASVRHVAQATALLSSPQDRAAALVRLSPALFADAPPDVRDQLDEVVTQLGAPGELRGGDRELALHLEARARHVGSADPAELMASAWRLRGFGPDPAVATPAERELLTVLLFATTKVAGSTAAEVGGLGARILRREPATPAHVHGVLPLLVDTLCAADSVAELAPWLDSAFEQCQDNGTTTERDLIDAERALVALNRGRLTEAGEIAHRVLAGPPPDWARTGTTMLVPLSLTAVTTRDGELIRRLLAEPPEEGTNVLVSAVLGLLRGTAAALHGDRESALAFTMDIGWQLERAGWRNPGLFSWRLFAATLQKRLGDTAAARELAEQERLRAHEWGAAAAIGRATRVAGDLTPGAAGLALLREAVDVLETSANRSELARSLVRLGQRLRETEPDEAGEHLGRAREVAADCGDPVAERWARRVGERRAGAGTLTRAERRVVELAADGATNQEIARSLEVSVRAVEKHLTNSYRKLGVRRRTELAGALRARNW; from the coding sequence ATGACCGGGTCGACCGCCGTGCGGCGGCCGCCGTTGCTCGAACGCGAAGGCGAACTGGCCGTCGCCGAGGCGGCCGCCCGCGCCGCCAGGGACGGCACGGGGTCGGTGCTGCTGGTCAGCGGGCCGCCGGGGGCGGGCAAGTCGGCGCTGCTGCGGGCTCTGCCCCCACTCGCCCAGCGCGAGCGGATGACCGTGCTGCGGGCCGGTGGCGCCCGGCTCGAACGCGAGTTCACCTGCGGGGTGATCGGCCAGCTGCTCAACCCGGTGCTGTTCAGCGTGTCCGAACCGGTCCGCGACAGCTGGCTGACCGGGGCCGCCGCCAGGGTCAGCGCCCGGCACGGGGACGGCATGCCCGCCAACGGCCTGATCCGGCGGGACATCCCGCACCGCCAGCTGCTCGCCGGGCTCGACGCGCTACTGGCCAACATCTCCGCCGAGCGCGGTCCGCTGCTGGTGCTCGCCGACGACGTGCACTTCGCCGACGAACCCTCGCTGCGCTGGCTGGCGCACCTGGCGCAACGCGTGCAGCACCTGCCGGTCCTGCTGGTGTGCTCGGTCCGCGAAGGTGACGTGCTGGCCGACGAACCGCTGGTCCGCCAGCTCGCCGAGGCCGCGACCACCACCGTGCGGCCGCGCCTGCTCTCCGCCGGCGCGGTGCTGGGCCTGGTCAACTGGCGGAACGGGACCGAGGCCGACGAGGGGTTCTCCGCCGCCTGCCTCGAGGTCACCGGCGGCAACCCGATGTTCCTGACCGCCGTGCTCGACGACCTGGCCGCCGAGGAGATCGCGCCGGTCGCGGCGAACCGCGCCCGCGTGCACGCGGCCCGGCCGGTCCGGTTGCGCGACTGGCTGCTGACCTGCCTGCGCACGCAGCCTAAGCCGGTGTGGGAGGTGGCCAAGGCGATCACCGTGCTCGGTGAGCACGCCGACCTCGACCTCATCGGGCGCCTGACCGGGCTCGACGAGGTGGCCTGCGAGCTGGCGTCCCGCACGCTCACCCGGTTCGGCCTGCTGGAGGCGGGGACTCCGCGATTCGCGCACGCGCTGGTCCGGGACGCGCTCGACGAGTCGATGACCGTCGAAGACCGCGAACGGGCGCACGTGCGGGCGGCCGAGGAACTGCACCTCGGCGGCCGTCCGGCGGAACAGGTGGCCGAACGCCTGCTCGGCGTGCTGTCGGTGCGGTTGCCCTGGGCCGCCGAAGCCCTGCGCAGCGCCGCCGACGCGGCCGTGCGGCGGGGTGCGCCGGAGGACGCCGTCCGGTACCTGCGCCGGTTGCTGCTGGACGACACCCTGGACGACAACGACCGTGCGGCCGCCTACGTCGCGCTGGCGACCGCCGAGGTCGGGGCCGACCGCGCCGCCTCGGTCCGGCACGTGGCACAGGCCACCGCGCTGCTGAGCTCGCCCCAGGACCGCGCCGCCGCGCTGGTCCGGCTCTCCCCGGCGCTGTTCGCGGACGCACCACCGGACGTGCGTGACCAGCTCGACGAGGTGGTCACGCAGCTGGGCGCGCCCGGTGAACTGAGAGGCGGCGACCGTGAACTCGCGCTGCACCTGGAGGCCAGGGCACGCCACGTCGGTTCGGCGGACCCCGCCGAGCTGATGGCCTCGGCGTGGCGGCTGCGCGGCTTCGGTCCGGACCCGGCGGTGGCCACCCCCGCCGAACGCGAGCTGCTGACCGTCCTGCTGTTCGCCACCACCAAGGTCGCCGGGTCGACCGCCGCCGAGGTGGGCGGGCTCGGCGCCCGCATCCTCCGCCGGGAACCCGCCACGCCCGCGCACGTGCACGGCGTGCTCCCGCTGCTGGTGGACACCCTGTGCGCGGCCGACTCGGTGGCCGAGCTGGCGCCCTGGCTGGACAGCGCGTTCGAACAGTGCCAGGACAACGGCACCACCACCGAACGCGACCTGATCGACGCCGAACGGGCGCTGGTCGCGCTCAACCGCGGCAGGCTGACCGAGGCGGGCGAGATCGCCCACCGGGTGCTGGCCGGCCCGCCGCCGGACTGGGCGCGCACCGGCACCACGATGCTGGTGCCCCTGTCCCTGACCGCGGTGACCACCCGTGACGGCGAACTGATCCGGCGGCTGCTCGCCGAGCCGCCGGAAGAGGGCACGAACGTCCTGGTCAGCGCGGTGCTGGGGTTGTTGCGCGGCACCGCCGCCGCGCTGCACGGTGACCGCGAGTCGGCGCTGGCGTTCACCATGGACATCGGCTGGCAGCTCGAACGCGCCGGGTGGCGCAATCCGGGCCTGTTCTCGTGGCGGCTGTTCGCGGCCACGCTGCAGAAACGCCTCGGCGACACCGCGGCGGCCCGGGAACTGGCCGAACAGGAGCGGCTGCGGGCGCACGAGTGGGGTGCCGCGGCCGCGATCGGGCGGGCCACCAGGGTGGCCGGGGACCTGACCCCCGGTGCCGCCGGGCTGGCGTTGCTGCGCGAGGCCGTGGACGTGCTGGAGACCTCGGCCAATCGCTCCGAACTGGCCAGGTCGCTGGTCCGGCTGGGGCAGCGGCTGCGGGAGACCGAACCGGACGAGGCCGGGGAGCACCTGGGCCGGGCGCGCGAGGTCGCCGCGGACTGCGGCGATCCGGTGGCCGAACGCTGGGCCCGCCGGGTGGGGGAGCGCCGCGCCGGTGCGGGCACCCTGACCAGGGCCGAGCGGCGGGTGGTGGAGCTGGCCGCGGACGGGGCCACCAACCAGGAGATCGCCCGGTCGCTCGAGGTCAGCGTGCGGGCGGTGGAGAAGCACCTGACGAACTCCTACCGCAAGCTCGGGGTGCGGCGGCGCACCGAGCTGGCCGGGGCCCTGCGCGCCCGCAACTGGTAG
- a CDS encoding AMP-binding protein — MTGAVAATARLTRLKLPDGSQVIGSAEPLGEHPPTLAHSLRYWAAATPTAVLAAERAGDGWRELTYGDALAEATALGQALLDLGLGPGAPVMVLSGNSLNHLALTLACYLTGVPIVPTSVAYSLRATDHARLRAISGLVKPGLVYAEDGTQFGAALAAVGAHAVVGRGPGRNLAELRDTTPTAAVDEATAALTPDTVAKILFTSGSTGMPKGVLNTHGMLSANQQMLRQIWPFLAAGPPTLTDWLPWNHTFGANHNLHLALTNGGSIYIDDGSPKPGEFDRTVDSLRSVPPTVCVNVPAGYAQLAQRFTADPALAAHVLSRIDMILYAGADLPDELRQRLREIARRATGRDVPVVSSWGATETGPAATSTYGGADRGIGVPLPGTEIKLAPVAGRLEIRVRGASVTPGYLGADLADALDEDGFYRSGDAVRLVDEGGDPRRGMVFDGRIAEDFKLDTGTWVVSGRLRNRLLSAAGILSDAVLVGDNHSCVTAIAWPHAERLREIVGEAADPETDPAVLSHLAAVLADLNKGLGASARIERLVVTNTPPDIDAGEITDKGQLNRRAVLECRTNLVTLLYETPSNRTRVIHAP, encoded by the coding sequence ATGACCGGCGCGGTCGCGGCCACCGCCCGCCTCACCAGACTCAAGCTGCCGGACGGGAGCCAGGTCATCGGCAGCGCCGAGCCGCTGGGGGAGCACCCGCCGACCCTGGCGCACTCGCTGCGGTACTGGGCCGCGGCCACCCCCACCGCGGTACTGGCCGCTGAGCGCGCGGGCGACGGCTGGCGTGAGCTGACCTACGGGGACGCGCTCGCCGAGGCCACCGCGCTGGGGCAGGCGCTGCTCGATCTCGGCCTGGGGCCGGGTGCTCCGGTGATGGTGTTGTCCGGCAACTCGCTGAACCACCTGGCGCTGACGCTGGCCTGCTACCTCACCGGCGTGCCGATCGTGCCCACCAGCGTCGCGTATTCCCTGCGCGCCACCGATCACGCCCGGCTGCGGGCCATCTCGGGGCTGGTCAAGCCCGGATTGGTCTACGCGGAGGACGGCACCCAGTTCGGCGCGGCGCTGGCCGCGGTCGGCGCCCACGCCGTCGTGGGCCGGGGTCCGGGCCGGAACCTGGCGGAACTGCGCGACACCACGCCCACCGCCGCGGTGGACGAGGCCACGGCCGCGCTGACCCCGGACACCGTGGCGAAGATCCTGTTCACCTCGGGCTCCACCGGGATGCCCAAGGGCGTGCTCAACACGCACGGCATGCTCAGCGCGAACCAGCAGATGCTGCGCCAGATCTGGCCGTTCCTGGCCGCCGGGCCGCCCACGCTCACCGACTGGCTGCCGTGGAACCACACCTTCGGCGCCAACCACAACCTGCACCTCGCCCTGACCAACGGCGGGAGCATCTACATCGACGACGGTTCGCCGAAACCCGGGGAGTTCGACCGCACAGTCGATTCGCTGCGCTCGGTCCCGCCGACGGTCTGCGTCAACGTGCCCGCGGGGTACGCCCAACTCGCGCAGCGCTTCACCGCGGACCCGGCGCTCGCCGCGCACGTGCTCTCCCGGATCGACATGATCCTGTACGCGGGCGCGGACTTGCCGGACGAACTGCGCCAGCGCCTGCGCGAGATCGCCCGGCGCGCCACCGGCCGTGACGTGCCCGTGGTCTCTTCTTGGGGCGCAACGGAAACCGGCCCGGCCGCCACTTCCACCTACGGCGGTGCCGACCGAGGCATCGGGGTACCGCTGCCGGGCACCGAGATCAAGCTGGCGCCCGTCGCCGGACGTCTGGAGATCCGGGTGCGCGGCGCCTCGGTCACGCCCGGGTACCTGGGCGCGGACCTCGCCGACGCGCTCGACGAGGACGGCTTCTACCGCTCGGGCGACGCCGTCCGCCTGGTCGACGAAGGCGGCGATCCCCGGCGTGGCATGGTGTTCGACGGCCGGATCGCCGAGGACTTCAAGCTGGACACCGGAACCTGGGTGGTCTCGGGCAGGCTGCGCAACCGCCTGCTGTCCGCCGCCGGCATCCTCTCCGACGCCGTCCTGGTGGGGGACAACCATTCCTGCGTGACGGCGATCGCCTGGCCGCACGCCGAACGCCTGCGCGAGATCGTCGGCGAGGCAGCGGATCCGGAGACCGACCCCGCGGTGCTGTCCCACCTGGCCGCGGTGCTGGCGGACCTGAACAAGGGCCTCGGCGCCTCCGCCCGCATCGAACGGCTGGTGGTGACGAACACGCCCCCGGACATCGATGCCGGGGAAATCACGGACAAGGGCCAGCTGAACCGCCGCGCCGTCCTGGAATGCCGCACGAACCTGGTCACCCTGCTCTACGAAACCCCCTCCAACCGCACCCGAGTAATCCACGCCCCCTAG
- a CDS encoding HAL/PAL/TAL family ammonia-lyase has product MATPTDHRPQLRVVQLDGRTLTLDDIVGLARRPELRAVALDEKAARRIGESNELKHRLIDSGAPIYGVTSGFGDSNRRQVSKRKTSDLQDNLVRFLSAGVGPYAEPDVVRATMVVRANCLARGHSGVRPELVSGLLDLINADVLPMIPERGTVGASGDLVPLSYLAAALTGHGRVLHRGEETSAAEALTAAGLHPLELEAKEGLAMVNGTSFMSGFAVLALQDAAELAFAADLCTAMTSQVLLGNPGHFAPFLFDAKPHDGVLHSASVIRAALFADTTADDGVRRPDTDFVELERPIQDAYSVRCAPHVTGVLRDTSDWARHWLTVEVNSANDNPLFEVPAGAVRNGGNFYGGHVAQAMDALKTAVASVGDLLDRQLELVVDEKFNNGLTPNLIPRVKDGDYEAGLFHGFKGMQIVASSLAAEALKWTMPAASFSRSTEAHNQDKVSMGTIAARDARSVVHLVQRITAIHLIALCQAADLRGHDVLSAPTAAAHGAVREVCDFLDRDRAMDSDIERVASLIGSGELRAAVELYTEGVTR; this is encoded by the coding sequence ATGGCCACCCCCACCGACCACCGTCCCCAGCTCCGCGTGGTGCAGCTGGACGGGCGCACGCTCACGCTGGACGACATCGTCGGTCTCGCGCGCCGGCCGGAACTGCGCGCGGTCGCGCTCGACGAGAAGGCCGCCCGCCGCATCGGCGAGTCCAACGAGCTCAAGCACCGGCTCATCGACTCCGGCGCGCCCATCTACGGCGTGACCTCCGGGTTCGGGGACAGCAACCGGCGGCAGGTGTCCAAGCGCAAGACCAGTGACCTCCAGGACAACCTGGTGCGGTTCCTGTCCGCGGGCGTCGGCCCCTACGCGGAGCCGGACGTGGTGCGGGCCACCATGGTCGTGCGGGCGAACTGCCTGGCACGCGGGCATTCCGGGGTGCGCCCGGAGCTGGTCTCCGGCCTGCTGGACCTGATCAACGCCGACGTGCTGCCGATGATCCCCGAGCGCGGCACCGTGGGCGCCAGCGGTGACCTGGTGCCGCTGAGCTACCTGGCCGCGGCGCTGACCGGGCACGGCCGCGTGCTGCACCGCGGTGAGGAGACCTCCGCCGCCGAGGCGCTGACCGCCGCCGGGCTGCACCCGCTCGAGCTGGAGGCCAAAGAGGGCCTGGCGATGGTCAACGGCACCTCGTTCATGTCCGGCTTCGCCGTGCTGGCCCTGCAGGACGCCGCCGAGCTCGCGTTCGCCGCGGACCTGTGCACCGCGATGACCAGCCAGGTGCTGCTGGGCAACCCCGGGCACTTCGCGCCGTTCCTGTTCGACGCCAAGCCGCACGACGGCGTGCTGCACAGCGCCTCGGTGATCCGGGCCGCGTTGTTCGCCGACACCACCGCCGACGATGGCGTCCGCCGCCCCGACACCGATTTCGTCGAGCTGGAGCGGCCGATCCAGGACGCCTACTCCGTGCGCTGCGCCCCGCACGTGACCGGCGTGCTCCGCGACACCAGCGACTGGGCGCGGCACTGGCTCACCGTGGAGGTCAACTCCGCCAACGACAACCCGTTGTTCGAGGTGCCCGCCGGCGCGGTGCGCAACGGCGGCAACTTCTACGGCGGCCACGTGGCGCAAGCGATGGACGCGCTGAAGACCGCCGTCGCCAGCGTCGGCGACCTGCTCGACCGCCAGCTGGAACTGGTGGTGGACGAGAAGTTCAACAACGGCCTGACCCCGAACCTGATCCCGCGGGTGAAGGACGGCGACTACGAGGCCGGCCTGTTCCACGGGTTCAAGGGCATGCAGATCGTGGCCTCCTCACTGGCCGCCGAGGCACTGAAGTGGACCATGCCCGCCGCGTCGTTCTCGCGTTCCACCGAGGCGCACAACCAGGACAAGGTCAGCATGGGCACGATCGCCGCCCGGGACGCCCGGTCGGTGGTGCACCTGGTGCAGCGGATCACCGCGATCCACCTGATCGCCCTGTGCCAGGCGGCGGACCTGCGGGGCCACGACGTGCTCAGCGCGCCCACCGCCGCGGCCCACGGTGCCGTGCGGGAGGTGTGCGACTTCCTCGACCGCGACCGCGCGATGGACTCCGACATCGAGCGCGTCGCCTCGCTCATCGGCAGCGGGGAACTGCGTGCCGCGGTGGAGCTGTACACCGAAGGCGTCACCCGATGA
- a CDS encoding AAA family ATPase, translating to MSRAPAGAVPGLVPRELPLVDREAELEVLTSAVTGLAAGRSAYVQVSGPPGVGRTALLRQAMAVAAGEDVRVLHAAGVPHAPGDPGAGNDVVGAFASGLPAGFGGGSPTSVAALCEDFVAAARQCPLMLVLDDAQWMDDRSWLWLRAMLRRLNWGPLLVVVAVNELGMPAESLAEFGAEATVHEAPRHVLRLGLLSTEGIRRLLALGQEHPADRDTAAEVRLVTRGVPSVVRAALHAGAPDLTTGAAEARGDWVGRVMRVLAPEPTALARTAAVCGDDFDWQLVCAVSGLPPAVAARAAGLLRRLGLADDGGPANPVRFTEPVVVERVLAGMPTEERAELFRRVLALGLRAGAEPAFLARVALSAPAGSAGVERLLYGEARRLHAQRAHEDAARLLERALREPSSEAAKARLMVELAGVESVTAPEASDRRLVRVLLGGSHVSPELRLRAADMLVSQGRPSVARRTLTAAARMKSLPEDERGMLAAMCRLAEETIPELDEYTFGTAPVPGEPPDTPASAGVAAWLLAVRGQDRDRALTLARTSLDVPRRSDHPVSPRLLACAVLMLGGAAEEAERSLDALVVEARRRGMRAAAVWAMLTRGSVALVRERWDEAAQYFDWMAQELPEPGWHPMVAGHARALTVTLHLQRGRPDEARRCVDEPLPPGVEHSMGGAQALFASGLVRLADGAPADALELFLESGRRMLARQWVNPVLLSWRVLAGIAQQACGRPEEAKRLVLEERSLAERWGEPGYVERVKGLGEIVLSPS from the coding sequence GTGAGCCGAGCCCCCGCAGGTGCGGTACCCGGGCTCGTGCCCCGGGAGTTGCCGCTGGTCGATCGGGAGGCCGAACTCGAGGTGCTGACCTCGGCGGTGACCGGCCTCGCCGCGGGCCGCTCGGCGTACGTGCAGGTCAGCGGTCCGCCGGGGGTGGGGCGTACCGCGTTGCTGCGCCAGGCGATGGCGGTCGCCGCCGGTGAGGACGTGCGCGTGCTGCACGCGGCCGGGGTCCCGCACGCGCCGGGTGATCCGGGCGCGGGCAACGACGTGGTCGGCGCCTTCGCCTCGGGCCTGCCCGCCGGGTTCGGCGGCGGTTCGCCGACCTCGGTGGCCGCGCTCTGCGAGGACTTCGTGGCCGCCGCCAGGCAGTGCCCGCTGATGCTGGTGCTCGACGACGCCCAGTGGATGGACGACCGGTCATGGCTGTGGCTGCGGGCCATGCTGCGCCGGTTGAACTGGGGTCCGTTGCTGGTCGTGGTCGCGGTGAACGAACTCGGCATGCCCGCCGAATCGCTCGCCGAATTCGGCGCCGAGGCGACCGTGCACGAGGCTCCGCGGCACGTGCTGCGGCTCGGCTTGCTGAGCACCGAAGGGATCCGGCGCCTGCTCGCGCTGGGCCAGGAGCACCCGGCCGACCGCGACACCGCGGCGGAGGTGCGGCTGGTGACCCGCGGCGTGCCGTCGGTGGTGCGGGCGGCCCTGCACGCGGGCGCCCCCGATCTCACCACCGGCGCGGCCGAGGCCAGGGGCGACTGGGTGGGCCGGGTGATGCGGGTGCTCGCGCCCGAACCGACCGCGCTGGCCAGGACCGCGGCGGTCTGCGGGGACGACTTCGACTGGCAGCTGGTCTGCGCGGTGTCCGGCCTGCCGCCCGCGGTCGCGGCCAGGGCGGCCGGGCTGCTGCGGCGGCTCGGTCTCGCCGACGACGGCGGGCCCGCGAACCCGGTCCGGTTCACCGAACCGGTGGTCGTCGAACGGGTGCTGGCCGGGATGCCGACCGAAGAACGGGCCGAGCTGTTCCGCCGGGTGCTCGCGCTGGGCCTGCGGGCCGGTGCCGAACCCGCGTTCCTGGCCAGGGTCGCGCTCAGCGCGCCCGCCGGTTCTGCCGGGGTCGAACGGCTGCTCTACGGCGAAGCCCGGCGGCTGCATGCCCAGCGCGCCCACGAGGACGCGGCCCGCCTGCTGGAACGCGCGCTGCGGGAACCCTCGTCGGAGGCGGCCAAGGCCCGGCTGATGGTCGAACTCGCCGGGGTCGAATCGGTCACCGCGCCGGAGGCCAGCGATCGGCGGCTGGTGCGGGTGCTGCTCGGCGGCAGCCACGTGTCCCCGGAACTGCGCCTGCGTGCGGCGGACATGCTGGTCTCCCAGGGGCGCCCGTCCGTGGCCCGCCGCACGCTCACGGCCGCGGCCAGGATGAAGAGCCTCCCCGAGGACGAGCGCGGCATGCTGGCCGCGATGTGCCGGCTCGCCGAGGAAACCATCCCGGAACTGGACGAGTACACCTTCGGCACGGCGCCGGTGCCCGGCGAACCGCCGGACACCCCGGCGAGCGCGGGGGTGGCGGCCTGGCTCCTCGCGGTCCGCGGCCAGGACCGGGACCGGGCGCTGACGCTGGCCAGGACCTCGCTCGACGTGCCCCGCCGGTCGGACCACCCGGTCAGTCCCCGCCTGCTCGCCTGCGCGGTGCTGATGCTGGGTGGCGCGGCGGAGGAGGCGGAGAGGAGCCTCGACGCGCTGGTGGTCGAAGCCCGCCGCCGCGGGATGCGGGCGGCGGCGGTGTGGGCCATGCTCACCCGCGGCTCGGTGGCGCTGGTGCGGGAGCGCTGGGACGAAGCCGCCCAGTACTTCGACTGGATGGCGCAGGAACTGCCCGAACCGGGCTGGCACCCGATGGTGGCCGGGCACGCCAGGGCGCTGACGGTGACCCTGCACCTGCAGCGCGGCCGTCCCGACGAGGCCCGCCGGTGCGTGGACGAGCCGCTGCCGCCGGGGGTGGAGCACAGCATGGGCGGCGCGCAGGCGCTGTTCGCCTCCGGGCTGGTGCGCCTGGCCGACGGCGCGCCGGCGGACGCGCTGGAACTGTTCCTGGAGAGCGGGCGCCGGATGCTCGCCAGGCAGTGGGTGAACCCGGTGCTGCTGTCCTGGCGGGTGCTCGCCGGGATCGCGCAGCAGGCCTGTGGCCGTCCGGAGGAGGCGAAGAGGCTGGTGCTCGAGGAGCGCTCGCTGGCGGAAAGGTGGGGCGAACCCGGTTATGTGGAGCGGGTGAAGGGGTTGGGCGAGATCGTGCTGAGTCCGTCATGA